One Amaranthus tricolor cultivar Red isolate AtriRed21 chromosome 10, ASM2621246v1, whole genome shotgun sequence genomic window carries:
- the LOC130826119 gene encoding xylan glycosyltransferase MUCI21-like: protein MVYLQKFCNYNDHQDHHHMIRNVDQGFQSMMIMKEDLRLIKRVKSKLFSLLCLCFLSCSFIWVSQIFGFPFSVSYILQAENVSCKNSGSPIASSVSNGTLYCDRTHVRTDICYMKGDIRTQSSSSLIFLYNPTTNQDHQEETIKPYTRKWEHNVMNRIDELHLISKPKPLSKFDHKCEVFHDVPGVFFSTGGYTGNVYHEFNDGIIPLYITTQHYNKQVIFVILEYHSWWHTKYAQILAQLSNYPPINFDSNSKTHCFKEAIVGLKIHDELTIDSSLMERGSSKAKSIVGFQELLTRAYTPNNERVTSRHKLRPKGPKMVLLSRGGTRSITNEHALVKLGHKLGFDVQILKPNRKTELGTIYKAISTSDVMVGVHGAAMTHFLFLEPKRVLIQVIPLGTEWASETYYGEPAKKMGLKYIGYKIHPRESSLYSKYDKDDLVLRDPNSVNNKGWEYTKKVYLDDQKVTLDLKRFKKLLVHVYEDYLEQFEDLNKH from the exons ATGGTTTATCTTCAAAAGTTTTGCAACTATAATGATCATCAAGATCATCATCATATGATCAGAAATGTTGATCAAGGGTTTCAaagtatgatgataatgaaggaAGATTTAAGGTTGATTAAGAGAGTTAAATCTAAGCTTTTCTCTCTTCTTTGCCTTTGTTTTTTGTCTTGCAGCTTTATTTGGGTGTCTCAGATTTTTGGGTTTCCATTTTCTGTCTCATACATACTTC AAGCAGAGAATGTTTCGTGTAAGAATTCTGGTTCTCCTATTGCTTCTTCAGTTTCTAATG GAACATTATATTGTGATCGAACCCACGTCCGAACAGACATATGTTACATGAAAGGAGACATAAGAACACAATCTTCCTCCTCATTAATCTTCTTATACAACCCAACAACTAATCAAGATCATCAAGAGGAAACAATCAAGCCTTATACTCGAAAATGGGAGCATAACGTGATGAATCGAATCGACGAATTACATCTAATCTCAAAACCCAAACCATTATCTAAATTTGATCACAAATGTGAGGTTTTTCATGATGTTCCTGGTGTGTTCTTCTCAACAGGAGGTTATACAGGCAATGTATACCATGAATTTAATGATGGTATAATCCCTTTATACATAACTACTCAACATTACAACAAACAAGTCATTTTTGTCATCCTAGAATACCATTCTTGGTGGCACACAAAATATGCTCAAATACTTGCACAACTTTCTAACTATCCTCCTATAAATTTCGACTCGAATTCTAAGACACATTGCTTTAAAGAAGCGATTGTTGGTTTAAAGATACACGACGAGCTCACAATCGATTCATCCCTTATGGAACGTGGCTCGAGCAAAGCTAAAAGTATCGTAGGGTTTCAAGAACTTTTGACTCGAgcatatacaccaaataatgaGCGTGTTACAAGTCGTCACAAACTAAGACCAAAAGGCCCAAAAATGGTCTTATTGTCTCGAGGTGGAACAAGATCTATAACAAACGAACATGCATTGGTAAAATTAGGTCACAAACTCGGGTTTGATGTACAAATATTGAAGCCTAATCGAAAAACAGAATTAGGTACTATATACAAAGCGATTAGTACTAGTGATGTTATGGTAGGAGTTCATGGAGCAGCCATGACACACTTCCTATTCCTTGAGCCTAAGCGCGTTTTGATACAAGTTATTCCCCTAGGGACGGAATGGGCATCCGAGACTTATTATGGTGAACCCGCGAAAAAAATGGGATTGAAGTACATTGGATACAAAATTCATCCTAGGGAGAGTTCATTGTATAGCAAGTATGATAAAGATGATCTTGTTTTGAGAGATCCAAATAGTGTGAATAATAAGGGGTGGGAGTATACTAAGAAGGTTTATTTAGATGATCAAAAAGTGACCTTAGATCTTAAGAGATTTAAGAAGTTGTTAGTTCATGTTTATGAGGATTACTTGGAACAATTTGAAGATTTAAACAAACATTAG
- the LOC130826120 gene encoding calcium-binding protein CBP-like has protein sequence MQAYRQDYCDDGSQKQMYQSSSQSYHSSGGMHHSGSAMLHSGPAVQHSSSAMQHGSGMMHKNSSMNSYSSSMTVFGQDVFCDIMPSAFPPGTDVKMVQCYNQIDKDGNGIIDDRELQAVLSNCNHSFGMRTVHLLMYEFTHSNKRMIGPKEFVPLMKCLQTWRAMFQRFDRNRNGSIDSSELGQALSCLGYQVSPVIINLLAAKFSKSGRSHTYRCSLQYDSFIECCLTVKGLSETFYAKAECGKASFCYEEFLLNVLPFIIA, from the exons atgcaagcaTACCGTCAAGACTATTGTGATGATGGatcacaaaaacaaatgtaTCAATCATCATCCCAATCATACCATTCATCTGGAGGTATGCACCATTCCGGCTCGGCCATGCTGCATTCTGGCCCGGCCGTGCAGCATTCCAGCTCCGCCATGCAGCATGGCAGTGGAATGATGCATAAAAATTCATCGATGAATTCTTATTCATCGTCAATGACTGTGTTTGGGCAGGATGTATTTTGTGACATCATGCCCTCGGCGTTTCCGCCGGGCACTGATGTAAAGATGGTTCAGTGCTACAACCAGATTGATAAGGATGGAAATGGAATCATAGATGATAGGGAGTTACAGGCTGTGTTATCCAACTGCAATCATAGCTTCGGGATGAGGACTGTTCACCTTCTTATGTATGAGTTCACCCACTCTAACAAAAGGATGATTG GTCCTAAAGAATTTGTCCCACTGATGAAGTGTCTTCAGACCTGGAGG GCAATGTTCCAAAGGTTTGATAGGAACAGGAATGGAAGTATTGATTCATCAGAGCTGGGGCAAGCACTGAGCTGCTTGGGCTATCAGGTTTCTCCTGTTATTATCAATCTGCTTGCTGCTAAGTTCAGCAAATCTGGTCGTAGCCATACTTATAGATGCTCTCTCCAATATGATAGCTTTATTGA GTGCTGCCTCACTGTTAAG GGTTTGAGTGAGACCTTCTATGCAAAAGCAGAATGTGGAAAAGCAAGTTTCTGCTATGAGGAGTTCCTGCTGAATGTTCTTCCCTTCATCATtgcttaa